The proteins below come from a single Oscillospiraceae bacterium genomic window:
- a CDS encoding arsenate reductase family protein, which yields MLFLQYPPCSTCQKAKKWLDEHGIVYTARHIKEDNPTADELRAWIAASGLPIKRFFNTSGLVYKNLGLKDKLPAMSEEEQIALLASDGMLVKRPLLVGDDFVLPGFKPAEWEKALL from the coding sequence ATGCTGTTCCTGCAGTATCCGCCGTGTTCCACCTGCCAGAAAGCCAAAAAATGGCTGGATGAACACGGCATTGTCTACACCGCCCGCCATATTAAAGAGGACAACCCTACCGCTGACGAGTTGCGGGCATGGATCGCTGCGAGCGGCCTGCCCATCAAGCGGTTCTTTAATACGAGCGGCCTTGTCTACAAAAATCTGGGCCTGAAAGATAAGCTGCCCGCTATGAGCGAGGAGGAGCAGATCGCCCTGCTGGCCTCGGACGGTATGCTGGTCAAGCGCCCGCTGCTGGTGGGCGATGATTTCGTCCTGCCCGGATTCAAGCCCGCTGAGTGGGAAAAGGCTCTTCTGTGA
- a CDS encoding DUF6198 family protein, translating into MSILEQKISARRILGMIAGVVIIGIGIAVFKFSHLGNDSISALNLRLAELAGLPFSIENVLMNLFLFVPQLIWGRRYIGLGTIINSFCIGFIVTFTSNAMTAAFGSADTLPVQLFWVAVGVLVVAFGCSLYQTADLGVAPYDALSLMMSDRLPLPYFGCRVFTDALCALLAYLLGGLIGLGTLICAFGLGPFVQFFTKHFSEKVLRYSPAKK; encoded by the coding sequence ATGAGCATTTTGGAGCAGAAAATCAGCGCACGGCGCATCTTAGGCATGATCGCGGGCGTCGTCATCATCGGCATCGGCATTGCAGTTTTCAAGTTCTCCCATCTGGGCAACGACTCCATCAGCGCACTGAATCTGCGGTTGGCTGAGCTGGCCGGCCTGCCATTCAGTATTGAGAATGTGCTTATGAACCTGTTTCTGTTTGTGCCGCAGCTGATTTGGGGGCGGCGGTACATTGGGCTGGGCACCATCATCAACAGCTTTTGCATCGGCTTCATTGTCACCTTCACGAGCAATGCGATGACGGCGGCCTTCGGCTCTGCCGACACCCTGCCCGTCCAGCTGTTCTGGGTGGCTGTCGGCGTGTTGGTCGTGGCCTTCGGGTGTTCGCTGTACCAGACAGCGGATTTGGGCGTTGCACCCTATGACGCGCTTTCGCTGATGATGTCCGACCGGCTGCCGCTCCCCTACTTCGGCTGCCGCGTGTTTACCGATGCACTGTGCGCCCTGCTTGCCTATCTGCTGGGCGGGCTGATCGGGTTGGGCACGCTGATTTGCGCGTTCGGACTCGGACCGTTTGTGCAGTTTTTCACGAAGCATTTTTCGGAGAAGGTTTTGCGGTACAGCCCAGCGAAAAAGTAA
- the pepF gene encoding oligoendopeptidase F gives MAEILKERSELDPQFQWDLTPMYESDAAWEAALESLDADIESLSAFAGKLSDAVTIGAYLDASTEVSRKVERLYCYASQRHDEDTRDNAAQSMYARVGSKYVKMVTALSFAQPEILSLPEDKLAAIVNDPAVAEYKFNLEDLLRSKPHTLTKAEEKLLASFGEVMSAPSEIYHNLEDADMVFDAVKNGEGETVEVTGSNFVPLEMSTDRTLRENAFHSYYKSYRQHINTFAASYSGAVKAAAAEAAARSYPSSRAMSMAGENVPVEVYDNLVATVRKHMPAMHRYVRLRKKMLGVDALHFYDVYAPLVGDLKKTYSYETAQQMVLKAVAPLGEDYQETVRKAYAERWIDVYPNRGKRGGAYSGGCYDSNPYILLNFSGTLDSVSTLAHEMGHTIHSWRSRQHQPPQYADYTLFVAEVASTVNENLLIEQLLQNENDPQTRLYLLNQYLENFKGTVYRQTMFAEFEREAHAMVERGEALNAAALNELYKRLVMDYFGEDMVIDEEIQYEWARIPHFYRPFYVYKYATGYSTAVALSEGILKEGEPAVKRYKEFLSMGGSAYPLDELRHAGVDLATPAPVDAALEKFERILDDAEATLAKLQ, from the coding sequence ATGGCTGAAATTTTGAAAGAGCGCAGTGAGCTGGACCCGCAGTTCCAGTGGGATCTGACGCCGATGTATGAGAGCGACGCTGCATGGGAGGCTGCGCTGGAAAGTCTGGATGCTGACATCGAGAGTCTGTCTGCCTTTGCAGGCAAGCTGAGCGATGCTGTCACGATCGGGGCTTATCTCGACGCCTCCACCGAGGTGAGCCGCAAGGTGGAGCGCCTCTATTGCTATGCCTCGCAGCGCCACGATGAGGACACCCGCGATAACGCCGCCCAGAGCATGTATGCCCGCGTTGGCAGCAAATATGTCAAGATGGTCACGGCGCTGTCCTTCGCCCAGCCCGAGATCCTGAGCCTGCCCGAGGACAAGCTGGCGGCCATCGTCAACGACCCCGCAGTCGCAGAGTACAAATTCAATCTGGAGGACCTGCTGCGCAGCAAGCCGCACACCCTGACCAAGGCCGAGGAAAAGCTGCTGGCCAGCTTCGGCGAGGTCATGTCCGCGCCGTCTGAGATCTACCACAATCTCGAGGATGCCGACATGGTGTTCGATGCAGTCAAGAACGGGGAGGGGGAGACCGTGGAGGTCACCGGCTCCAACTTTGTGCCGCTTGAGATGAGCACCGACCGCACCCTGCGCGAGAATGCCTTCCACAGCTACTACAAGAGCTATCGCCAGCACATCAACACCTTTGCTGCGTCCTACTCCGGCGCTGTCAAGGCAGCGGCAGCCGAGGCCGCAGCCCGCAGCTATCCGTCCTCCCGTGCTATGTCGATGGCGGGGGAAAATGTGCCGGTTGAGGTCTACGACAATCTGGTCGCAACGGTGCGCAAGCACATGCCGGCCATGCACCGCTATGTCCGCCTGCGCAAAAAGATGCTGGGTGTGGACGCGCTGCACTTCTACGATGTCTATGCACCGCTGGTCGGCGATCTGAAAAAGACCTACAGCTATGAGACGGCACAGCAGATGGTGCTGAAGGCAGTCGCACCGCTGGGGGAGGACTATCAGGAGACTGTCCGCAAGGCTTACGCCGAGCGCTGGATCGATGTCTACCCCAACCGCGGCAAGCGCGGCGGCGCTTACTCCGGCGGCTGCTATGACTCCAACCCCTATATCCTGCTCAACTTCAGCGGTACGCTGGACAGCGTTTCCACGCTGGCGCATGAGATGGGCCACACCATCCACAGCTGGCGCTCCCGCCAGCATCAGCCGCCGCAGTACGCGGACTATACCCTCTTTGTGGCGGAGGTTGCCTCCACCGTCAACGAAAACCTGCTCATCGAGCAGCTGCTCCAGAACGAGAATGACCCCCAGACCCGCCTCTATCTGCTGAACCAGTACCTCGAGAACTTCAAGGGGACCGTTTACCGCCAGACGATGTTTGCTGAATTTGAGCGCGAGGCACATGCGATGGTCGAGCGCGGCGAGGCGCTGAACGCCGCCGCCCTGAACGAGCTGTACAAGCGTCTGGTCATGGATTACTTCGGCGAGGATATGGTCATTGATGAGGAGATCCAGTATGAGTGGGCCCGCATCCCGCACTTCTACCGTCCCTTCTATGTCTATAAGTATGCGACCGGCTACTCCACGGCAGTGGCACTGTCCGAGGGTATTTTGAAGGAGGGCGAGCCTGCCGTCAAGCGCTACAAGGAGTTCCTGTCGATGGGCGGCAGCGCCTATCCGCTGGATGAGCTGCGCCATGCTGGCGTGGATCTGGCCACCCCTGCGCCGGTCGATGCGGCTCTTGAGAAGTTTGAGCGCATTCTGGATGACGCCGAGGCAACACTGGCGAAGCTGCAGTAA